In Desulfonatronospira thiodismutans ASO3-1, the sequence TGGTGCAGGTCTCTCACTTTCTGAGCGATGTCCTTAACTCCTTTGGACTTGAGCAAGCCTATGGCAAAACCTCTCAAGCGATTTGTATTTGCAGGGCCGTTGCCGGTTCTTATTCTGTTTCTGTCTTCGTCATAAGTCCAATCAAGGATATAATGTTTGCTGTTTTCAATACTCCAATGTCCACGATGGATTTGTAATATTCTGGCAGGATCAGCCTTATTTGGATGGTGGCTGGTTACGCCATAAAAAGTGTTTTCACAGACTTTATTGGTTTTTGGGTCATAGCTTTTTTTATGAATGCAAAACGCCTGGCCGACATGGGGAAATTCAAGGTATTCATTTAGCTCAGTGGTAGTCCATATGGAGCGGGTATCTATTCGGCCATGACCTGGTGGATCTTGGAGGCAATAGTCAGGTTCTTTGCGGTGTTCAAAGTAGTTCTTGATGTCGAAGTAGAGAGTGGGCTGGTTTTTTTTGTGTACTTTCGGCAGACGTGCGTAAGCAGATAAATTTCACGGCAGCTGGCGTAGGCTTTGCTTGGAGGGCCAGTTCAGGGGCTGGTCAATTTTCGGTTATCACAGCACAAGTTGAGACACCTCCTCCATGACTCAAGGTCCAGGAGGAGGGTCTGCTGATATTGCGCTGGCTTGGCGTGGAGGAGATTATTCGTTGGGGAGGTTTTCTCGATAGTTCCAGGGCATCCATTTTTGTGGAGCCGCGAGGGCCTCTTCTATGTTTTTCTGAAGCTGGGTCAGGTAGTCAAAGGAGTTCACTTTGTTAAGCTGACAGGTATGAATGAAGCTCATGAACAGATCGCCGATCCTGGCCCCGCGCAGGGTGCGGTAAAATAAAGAATTCTTCCGGTGCTGGATGGCTTTTTTCAGGGCACGTTCGCAGATATTGTTGTCCAGGGGAGCACCTGGTTCTCTCAAAAAAAGAGTCAGAGGATCCCAGTGTTTTTGCATGTAAGCCAGGGCTTTGCCCAATCCTGAATTGGGCTCTACTTTTTTCTCCTCCAGCTGGGCCCAGGCCCAGGACTTGAGTTCGCTCATAACCGGTGCGCTTTCCTGTTGATGCCATACAAGCCGTTCTTGAGCAGACATCTCCTGCTTTTTGGCCATGTCATCATTTTTATAGACAATAGCCAGCTGTTCAATGACATACCGGCACTCATCAGGGAAATTGTCCAGGATATCGACAAAGTTGCGTCTGCCATGGGTCAGGCAATTGGCTAAAATGATCTGTAAGCCCTTGGGAATGTTTCGGGCCAGGGCATCACACATGTGTATTGGCGGGGGCAGGTTGTGGTCTCTTTTTTTGAGAATCTCCTCCAGATTCTCCCCCGCATGCTGTCTGCCGGTGGCAAAGAGAGCAATATGGCGTCCCTGAAGTACAGAGACAATCCCGGTGGTGAACATGCCTTTTCTTTTCGGCCCGGCTTCCTTGTTCTCCTTGATAAGCTGCTGGATTTTCATGTTGGTGTCGTCGTTATGCACGACCTCACCTTGAGCCGCTTGGCGGATGAGTTCATCATACACAGGAAGAAGCTGTGTTCCAGTTTGTTCGACCAGATCCCATTGTGTTGCGGCCGGCAGGGGTATGCCCAGAGATTCCTGGAGCTTTTCCAAGCGATGAAAAGGAAACCCGCTCCCGTACTTCAAGATGGCGATCATGCTCCGGGCAGGTTCGTCGTATTTTTTTTCTCCAATGTCTTCTGGAGGATCTGCGGTGAACACCTCGAGACAGCAGTTACAGCGAAGGCTCTTAAGCTCATGGATCTTGGCTGTAAGTGGAGCTGTGGCTGTAATCCGAATGCGGAACTTCGGTTTTATGGGATAGACTTTTCCTTGACCGCACAAGGGGCAGATATCGCCCGGCTTCAGGGTTTGGTGAGGGTATATGCAATTTGCAGCCCCGGTATAGTCGTCTTTTCCGTTTCGGCCGTGTCCCTTGGGTGGTTTTTCATCAGGAGGCTTTTGCAAAGGATCTTGACTACCCTTCTGGTCCTTGTTTTGCTGGTCATCCTCCTGGAACAGTTTCTTTTTTGTCTCTGAAGAAGCGCCAAAGATCGTGCGCAGGAGACGCTTGATGGAGGCAGCTTTATCGTCCACAGCCTGATGCAAAAGCTGGATGGCTTGGACCAAGGCTTTGATGATATCCAGATCTGTCTCTTCCAGCTCGTTTTTTGATGCGCGCTGTAAAAGGGCGTCGATCTGCTCTTGGTCCAGATCGATGGATTGGACTTTCTTTTTCACCGGTTGAGCCCCCGCAATCGCTTCCGAAAGTCTCGGGTCAGGGGATAGCCCAGGACAGCCTTGAGTGAACGGTTTGCTTTGCCTGTGTGGTCGTTTTTGCCCCGGCCTGTAGTCTGCCCGAGATAGAGCCAGTTGGCTGCAAAATAACAGGTCCCTTTGAAGCGCTCTTGATCAACAAAGGTTTCCAGGTAATATATCGGATGCTTGTAGATGCTCTCCCAGTCCCTTTGCACAATCTTGGTCATTTGGGCCAGGATATGGGAGGCCAAGCAGGAGACCTGGATCCAGGGCAGGATGAGGAACCTGCTGTTGTAGGCAATAAGAAAGAGATTCTTTTCCCTGTCTTTTTGGGTCCAGCCGATGAAATTGTCCCGGACGCCGATATGCCTTGGAGCTGAAGACCAGGAAAGACAGGCTATGGGCTGCTTGTTTGCAAAGACCAGGTACTTGAGGTGCTCGCCCACAGGCTGGGTGTAGCCCAGATAATGATGCTCCTTGAGGAGGCTGGAAAACAGGCCCTCAAAAGGTGTCTTGCGCACCTGTCGAAACTCAAGAGGGGTGATGTCCTTGAGTGAAGATGTAAGTGGGGTTTGATCCACCTGAACCGAGACTGGTTCTTTGCGATTGTACCCAGTGGCAGTTACTTTTTGTGCCGGCGGAAGAATTATGTGCCCCTGTCTGTGCAGGGCCAGCATGAGCCCCCTGCAGACCATGTCCTTGAGTTGGCCGTTTT encodes:
- a CDS encoding Druantia anti-phage system protein DruA; the protein is YPFSSIFPPMQTILRYRGRDITEEDVRFIRQLIFEHPGDSRWALSKKLCTAWNWVQQNGQLKDMVCRGLMLALHRQGHIILPPAQKVTATGYNRKEPVSVQVDQTPLTSSLKDITPLEFRQVRKTPFEGLFSSLLKEHHYLGYTQPVGEHLKYLVFANKQPIACLSWSSAPRHIGVRDNFIGWTQKDREKNLFLIAYNSRFLILPWIQVSCLASHILAQMTKIVQRDWESIYKHPIYYLETFVDQERFKGTCYFAANWLYLGQTTGRGKNDHTGKANRSLKAVLGYPLTRDFRKRLRGLNR
- a CDS encoding ISAs1 family transposase → MPKVHKKNQPTLYFDIKNYFEHRKEPDYCLQDPPGHGRIDTRSIWTTTELNEYLEFPHVGQAFCIHKKSYDPKTNKVCENTFYGVTSHHPNKADPARILQIHRGHWSIENSKHYILDWTYDEDRNRIRTGNGPANTNRLRGFAIGLLKSKGVKDIAQKVRDLHQQIRPVLDYFKMTKNSQKHRT
- the tnpC gene encoding IS66 family transposase yields the protein MKKKVQSIDLDQEQIDALLQRASKNELEETDLDIIKALVQAIQLLHQAVDDKAASIKRLLRTIFGASSETKKKLFQEDDQQNKDQKGSQDPLQKPPDEKPPKGHGRNGKDDYTGAANCIYPHQTLKPGDICPLCGQGKVYPIKPKFRIRITATAPLTAKIHELKSLRCNCCLEVFTADPPEDIGEKKYDEPARSMIAILKYGSGFPFHRLEKLQESLGIPLPAATQWDLVEQTGTQLLPVYDELIRQAAQGEVVHNDDTNMKIQQLIKENKEAGPKRKGMFTTGIVSVLQGRHIALFATGRQHAGENLEEILKKRDHNLPPPIHMCDALARNIPKGLQIILANCLTHGRRNFVDILDNFPDECRYVIEQLAIVYKNDDMAKKQEMSAQERLVWHQQESAPVMSELKSWAWAQLEEKKVEPNSGLGKALAYMQKHWDPLTLFLREPGAPLDNNICERALKKAIQHRKNSLFYRTLRGARIGDLFMSFIHTCQLNKVNSFDYLTQLQKNIEEALAAPQKWMPWNYRENLPNE